A window from Exiguobacterium marinum DSM 16307 encodes these proteins:
- a CDS encoding FUSC family protein, with amino-acid sequence MKFGARTIKTGLSVAIVLLIAEAFQFQQIVVPALAASLALLPSVYQTGLRLIEEMKGNLIGALLAVGSLLLTPNPTPIAIGFVIIIAISILLFLNLESTTRTVILTTILIMEGASQSDMPVWVFAGERYLLIMMGITVALIVNALLFPPRYERKLEAQVTDVFQMVVRIARLFAETEGGRSSFESLPETKKLHSDSKQTYAYFEEEIKANRWLEKKTPIFRRAVIKSKMIETNRAALHVIEKLDHDFHTIEQLPPQLSEELYRHIRHLLRRHERLFSAYELENEHLIDREEDLIHENFDFAKLMIERMREEEEELILIVVPLVATMTDWVKAMNELERYLVTEMKKHGDNLKVEPRKKWFFED; translated from the coding sequence ATGAAATTTGGGGCTAGAACTATTAAGACCGGACTGTCGGTCGCAATCGTCTTGCTGATTGCCGAGGCATTTCAATTCCAACAAATCGTCGTCCCGGCACTCGCTGCGTCACTGGCACTTCTGCCGTCTGTCTATCAGACTGGGCTTCGCCTAATCGAGGAGATGAAAGGGAATCTCATCGGAGCATTGCTTGCGGTCGGTTCCTTGCTACTGACTCCGAATCCGACACCGATTGCAATCGGATTCGTCATCATCATCGCCATCTCCATCCTTCTCTTTTTAAATTTAGAATCGACGACGCGCACCGTTATCTTGACGACGATTCTAATCATGGAAGGGGCAAGTCAGTCCGATATGCCGGTTTGGGTGTTTGCGGGCGAACGTTACTTACTCATCATGATGGGGATTACGGTTGCGTTAATCGTAAACGCACTTTTGTTCCCACCTCGGTATGAACGGAAACTCGAAGCACAAGTAACCGATGTCTTTCAAATGGTCGTCCGAATCGCGCGTTTGTTTGCTGAAACGGAAGGCGGTCGTTCATCATTCGAGTCGCTACCTGAAACGAAGAAGTTGCATAGTGACTCAAAGCAAACATATGCTTATTTTGAAGAAGAAATTAAAGCGAATCGCTGGCTTGAGAAGAAGACGCCGATTTTCCGACGAGCCGTTATTAAATCTAAGATGATTGAGACGAACCGGGCTGCACTCCATGTCATCGAGAAACTTGATCATGACTTCCATACAATCGAACAACTCCCCCCGCAACTAAGCGAAGAGTTGTATCGCCATATTCGTCACTTGTTACGTCGACATGAGCGTCTGTTTTCAGCCTATGAACTCGAGAACGAACATCTCATCGACAGGGAAGAGGATCTCATCCATGAGAACTTTGACTTTGCGAAACTGATGATTGAGAGAATGAGAGAAGAAGAGGAAGAACTCATTCTCATCGTTGTGCCACTCGTGGCGACGATGACCGATTGGGTCAAGGCAATGAATGAACTCGAACGCTATCTTGTAACTGAAATGAAGAAACATGGGGACAACTTAAAAGTGGAACCACGTAAGAAATGGTTTTTCGAGGATTAA
- a CDS encoding NAD(P)-dependent oxidoreductase, which produces MSTIALFGGSGRTGERVLERLLEKGHRVTLLTRQSLGSNEGIDEILGDATDREAVIETVRSADVVISALGTDKQNVLSTFTPLVVEAMRQFDLSRIITVGTAGILQAHDSDNYRFETSESKRSTTTAAEDHARAYELLRDSGLAFTVICPTQLINEPSSGDIIVSKEVLGTKHSGPISRDDVADLVMACLTDDDYVGHRVGITTES; this is translated from the coding sequence TTGTCAACAATTGCTTTATTCGGCGGAAGTGGCCGTACAGGGGAACGGGTGCTTGAACGCCTACTCGAAAAGGGACATCGCGTCACACTTCTAACAAGACAGTCGCTAGGTTCCAATGAAGGGATCGATGAAATTCTAGGAGATGCGACCGACCGAGAGGCTGTCATTGAAACGGTTCGATCTGCAGACGTCGTCATCTCGGCGTTAGGGACGGACAAACAAAATGTATTGTCTACATTCACACCACTCGTCGTTGAAGCGATGCGACAGTTTGATTTGTCCCGCATCATCACAGTCGGGACCGCAGGCATCTTGCAGGCACATGACAGCGATAATTACCGCTTTGAAACGAGCGAATCGAAACGCTCAACGACGACCGCTGCCGAAGATCACGCTCGGGCTTACGAGTTATTACGAGATTCCGGATTGGCCTTCACAGTCATTTGCCCGACTCAACTGATCAATGAACCATCGAGCGGAGACATCATCGTGTCAAAAGAGGTATTGGGGACTAAACATTCAGGTCCAATTTCGAGGGACGATGTCGCCGATTTGGTGATGGCTTGTTTAACGGACGATGACTATGTCGGACACCGTGTCGGCATCACGACGGAATCATAA
- a CDS encoding dynamin family protein, which translates to MHEQQEQLARLALTFEQEEMTDAARLARTALQKVTNEEVWIAVCGHFSAGKSTLLNDWLEDGFLPTSPIPTSANIVTLRGGESAAAVAINDTDWISLDSSSLSNISDYCKVEEIKEVEYTIDRFPFDEHVVLMDTPGIDSTDERHRQATERSLFLADHLFFMMDYNHVQSEQNIGLMKQFSREGRPYSIIINQIDKHDEGELSFVDFKASLTKAFRHHDIVPNDTFYISLRDVQHPYNEVERLRSYVRQVIKESKQQQVEHADALIHTLVRRNEASIQSTLDQLPTYEKSPKEMQSRLHRLEKKRAWWTSFRREFFKHQAPIVESAPIMTYEFRELLRSYLESCAPSFKVGFLFSKEKTKQERTRREDVAVKEFNRLIDMNLRPHLVKYAEDIIRDLKLPETLLPKGDVLPIAPSSLITEQVKSGASLSGDTVLQFSRDIETALATWVTKVSEPWVHSTDTYMKAEVDTRLELFSAEEDELYEALDTEALRIRLSNRLDSIRKYEEFQLDSNQLDQLAVRNYVDATYLPKKQSNVVESEVASTSFLEDDYDLFDFNFSYENAVCEILENHPLFRSRVSTLRKKIERAKHEQYTFAIFGAFSAGKSSTLNALLGETVLPTSPNPLTASITKIVPPNGRTNRTAMITFKSRDELEDELQDYGTSLASLDVDHPFVNAVKSAPLDYLGQMETVDYDTFCAFVAQEEKSCIVKEIELYLDSPWARRGIVFVDTPGADSQFNRHSEVQFGYMRDADAVLFVTYYNHAFTEADRELVIQLGRVQGTGDHEMFFLVNASDLATDDEERNAVTNYVSQQLTALGVRRPTVLPISSRNAMQGDDAGFDRFVSTLERYVDKDLRLANAMRIQEETTALLAAFDRVLNEAKEDASAKEHRQKQLIALFENPPALDVSALIDLFDREAKELLAHLETRSLLRLSDFVKETFHPVEVDGSRKSLERALGRTLDKYAYDIQQELQVFQYRLERYVKREFVALVERSTERQASLLPTLEFDRELDVAWLRQAVEPIHLETPPYQSVLKRYKNASQFFEGDGRTQLKDELTSLLRNMIRSRLETIHTKQVERANVEIKKSEIEIEREWSTQVTVLADAELSLLTDSHSFDEMHERLESLRKETV; encoded by the coding sequence ATGCACGAACAACAAGAACAATTGGCACGGCTCGCTTTGACGTTTGAACAAGAGGAGATGACGGACGCTGCACGACTCGCCCGGACCGCCCTACAAAAAGTAACGAATGAAGAAGTATGGATTGCCGTCTGTGGTCACTTCTCAGCCGGGAAGTCGACATTGCTCAACGACTGGCTAGAGGACGGATTCCTTCCGACAAGTCCGATTCCGACGAGTGCGAATATCGTCACATTACGTGGTGGCGAATCAGCGGCAGCTGTCGCGATCAATGATACGGATTGGATTTCATTAGATTCTTCTTCCCTATCGAATATCAGTGACTATTGCAAAGTCGAGGAAATCAAGGAAGTCGAGTATACGATTGACCGGTTCCCATTTGATGAACACGTCGTGTTGATGGATACGCCAGGGATTGACTCAACGGATGAACGACATCGCCAAGCGACGGAGCGCTCGCTCTTCTTGGCCGATCACCTGTTCTTCATGATGGACTACAACCATGTCCAATCGGAACAAAACATCGGCCTGATGAAACAATTTAGTCGGGAAGGACGTCCTTACTCCATCATCATTAACCAAATCGACAAGCACGACGAAGGGGAGCTCTCCTTTGTAGACTTCAAGGCGTCATTGACGAAAGCATTCCGTCATCATGACATCGTCCCGAACGATACATTCTATATTTCACTTCGTGATGTACAGCACCCTTATAACGAAGTCGAGCGCTTGCGGTCGTATGTTCGACAAGTCATCAAAGAATCGAAACAGCAACAAGTCGAGCATGCTGATGCATTGATTCATACGTTGGTCCGACGCAACGAAGCATCGATTCAATCGACGTTGGATCAATTGCCGACCTATGAGAAGAGTCCGAAGGAAATGCAATCTCGCCTGCACCGCCTTGAGAAGAAACGGGCATGGTGGACATCGTTCCGTCGCGAATTCTTCAAACATCAGGCGCCAATCGTCGAGAGTGCACCGATCATGACCTATGAATTCCGTGAATTGCTACGTTCCTATCTCGAGAGTTGTGCCCCCTCTTTCAAGGTCGGTTTTTTGTTCTCGAAAGAGAAAACGAAGCAAGAACGCACTCGTCGTGAAGACGTGGCGGTCAAAGAGTTCAACCGTTTGATTGATATGAATTTACGTCCGCACCTCGTGAAGTACGCGGAAGACATCATTCGGGATTTGAAACTTCCAGAGACCTTGCTACCGAAAGGCGATGTCCTCCCGATTGCACCGAGCTCACTCATCACTGAACAAGTGAAGTCCGGCGCATCACTCAGCGGTGACACGGTATTACAGTTCAGCCGTGACATCGAGACGGCCCTGGCGACATGGGTGACGAAAGTATCAGAACCTTGGGTCCATTCGACGGATACGTACATGAAAGCTGAAGTCGACACGCGCTTGGAACTATTTTCAGCTGAAGAAGATGAGTTGTATGAAGCGCTCGATACGGAAGCGTTACGGATTCGTCTTTCCAACCGTTTGGACTCGATTCGAAAATATGAGGAGTTCCAACTTGATTCGAATCAATTAGATCAGTTAGCCGTTCGAAACTATGTCGACGCGACGTACCTCCCTAAAAAACAGTCGAATGTTGTTGAATCAGAGGTTGCATCGACATCGTTTTTAGAAGATGATTATGACTTATTTGATTTTAATTTTTCTTATGAAAATGCGGTATGTGAAATATTAGAGAATCATCCATTGTTCCGCTCCCGTGTCTCGACATTACGCAAGAAAATCGAGCGTGCGAAGCATGAACAATACACGTTCGCCATCTTCGGTGCGTTTTCGGCCGGAAAATCTTCGACCCTCAATGCCCTTCTCGGGGAGACAGTTCTACCGACCTCACCGAACCCGCTTACGGCGTCAATCACGAAGATTGTTCCGCCGAACGGCCGGACGAATCGAACGGCGATGATCACCTTCAAATCACGCGATGAACTTGAGGATGAGCTGCAAGATTATGGGACTTCCCTCGCCTCACTCGATGTCGACCACCCATTCGTCAATGCTGTTAAATCAGCACCGCTCGATTATCTCGGGCAAATGGAGACCGTCGACTATGACACGTTCTGCGCGTTCGTCGCACAAGAAGAGAAAAGCTGTATCGTGAAAGAGATTGAACTGTACCTCGACTCCCCTTGGGCACGACGTGGCATCGTCTTCGTCGACACACCAGGAGCCGATTCACAGTTCAACCGACACAGCGAGGTGCAATTCGGTTACATGCGTGACGCGGACGCCGTCTTGTTCGTCACGTATTATAATCATGCGTTCACGGAAGCGGACCGGGAGCTCGTCATCCAGCTCGGTCGTGTCCAAGGGACGGGAGATCACGAGATGTTCTTCCTTGTGAACGCCTCCGATCTTGCGACAGATGATGAGGAGCGGAATGCGGTCACAAACTATGTCTCACAACAGTTGACCGCGCTCGGTGTCCGTAGACCGACCGTCCTTCCAATTTCAAGCCGAAACGCCATGCAGGGGGATGACGCAGGATTCGATCGATTCGTCTCGACGCTTGAACGCTATGTCGACAAAGACCTTCGTCTCGCGAACGCGATGCGTATCCAGGAAGAAACGACAGCGCTACTCGCTGCATTTGATCGTGTATTGAACGAAGCGAAAGAGGACGCGTCGGCGAAAGAACATCGTCAAAAGCAATTGATTGCTTTATTCGAGAACCCGCCGGCACTCGATGTGTCAGCTCTCATCGACCTATTTGACCGGGAAGCGAAAGAACTCCTCGCCCACCTCGAGACGCGATCACTCCTCCGCCTCTCAGACTTCGTCAAGGAAACCTTCCATCCGGTCGAGGTCGATGGGTCAAGGAAGAGCTTAGAGCGTGCCCTTGGACGTACGCTCGATAAATACGCCTATGACATCCAACAAGAGCTCCAAGTGTTCCAGTATCGGTTGGAGCGATACGTTAAACGTGAGTTCGTCGCCTTGGTCGAACGGTCGACCGAACGTCAAGCATCTCTCCTTCCGACGCTTGAATTCGACCGTGAACTCGACGTGGCATGGCTACGACAGGCTGTCGAACCGATTCATCTCGAGACACCACCTTATCAGTCGGTATTGAAGCGCTATAAGAACGCGAGTCAATTTTTCGAGGGAGACGGTCGGACGCAACTGAAAGATGAGTTGACCTCACTTCTTCGCAATATGATTCGGTCGCGTCTTGAAACGATTCATACGAAGCAAGTTGAGCGGGCCAACGTAGAAATCAAGAAATCCGAAATCGAGATTGAACGAGAATGGTCGACTCAAGTGACGGTACTTGCCGATGCAGAGCTCAGCTTGTTAACGGACAGCCATTCTTTTGATGAGATGCATGAACGACTCGAGTCACTCAGAAAGGAAACGGTATGA
- a CDS encoding Gfo/Idh/MocA family protein, which yields MIRFGIIGTNFITDWFIETINQLDYVEVTALYSRTESRANEYAESHCIVHTFTSLEEMAQSDVIDAIYIASPNSLHAEQSILFMQHGKHVLCEKPLASNVQEVTRMIEVAKENEVVLLEALRNLFMPNFERVQQAMERIAPVRRAVFNKSQYSSRYDLYKQGKNPNTFNPDFSNGSLMDLGVYLLGPALKLFGQPNDVQASGVKLESGVDGSGTVILSYDGLDVVVMHSKIHATSTPSEIIGEKGRIIIDDIATCDDVRLELRDGTSEIISEAQNAPMSYEIEAFVRAIKAEDTETAVHSATDMIRLANVMTTVRKHVGVVYPADK from the coding sequence ATGATCCGTTTTGGTATCATTGGTACAAACTTCATCACAGACTGGTTTATCGAAACAATCAATCAGTTGGACTACGTAGAAGTGACGGCACTTTACTCGCGCACGGAGTCGCGTGCTAACGAATATGCAGAAAGTCACTGCATCGTACATACGTTCACATCACTTGAAGAGATGGCGCAGAGTGATGTCATCGATGCGATCTATATTGCGAGCCCGAACTCGCTTCACGCCGAACAGAGCATCTTGTTCATGCAGCATGGCAAACACGTCCTGTGTGAAAAGCCGCTCGCCTCGAACGTTCAGGAAGTTACTCGTATGATTGAAGTCGCGAAGGAGAACGAGGTCGTCTTACTTGAGGCACTCCGTAATCTATTCATGCCGAACTTTGAACGGGTTCAACAGGCGATGGAGCGAATCGCTCCGGTACGTCGGGCCGTCTTCAATAAATCACAGTATTCTTCCCGATACGATTTGTATAAACAAGGGAAAAATCCGAATACATTCAATCCCGATTTTTCGAACGGGTCATTGATGGACCTTGGCGTCTATTTACTCGGTCCCGCCTTGAAATTGTTCGGTCAACCGAATGACGTCCAGGCGAGCGGTGTCAAACTCGAATCTGGAGTGGACGGAAGCGGGACGGTCATCCTTTCCTATGATGGCCTTGATGTAGTGGTCATGCACTCAAAGATCCATGCGACATCGACGCCTTCTGAGATTATCGGGGAAAAGGGACGCATCATCATCGATGATATTGCGACGTGCGATGATGTCCGTCTAGAGTTACGGGATGGCACATCAGAAATCATATCAGAAGCGCAGAACGCTCCGATGTCATATGAAATCGAAGCGTTCGTCCGAGCAATTAAAGCGGAGGATACAGAAACGGCTGTGCACTCAGCGACCGATATGATTCGCTTAGCTAATGTGATGACGACCGTGCGCAAACACGTTGGTGTGGTCTATCCAGCAGATAAATAA
- a CDS encoding GNAT family N-acetyltransferase yields MVVSSGTYDCTELGGFVYMKSNQIHGLVTYVMRDEEIEIISLDSLMENCGIGSRLLQTVEEISMKHGVKQSIVITTNDNLRALGFYQRRGYRLERIIHDAVTRARKQKSTIPQVGYDKIPLLDEILLIKNLKEQK; encoded by the coding sequence ATGGTCGTCTCCTCGGGAACCTACGATTGTACAGAGCTCGGAGGATTTGTCTACATGAAATCAAATCAAATTCACGGTCTTGTTACATATGTTATGCGGGATGAGGAAATAGAAATCATATCTCTTGATAGCCTGATGGAGAATTGTGGGATTGGCTCTCGCTTACTCCAGACTGTTGAAGAAATTAGTATGAAGCATGGCGTTAAGCAATCAATTGTCATCACAACCAATGATAATTTGAGAGCACTCGGCTTTTATCAACGTCGTGGCTATCGTCTAGAACGAATCATTCATGATGCGGTGACGAGAGCAAGAAAACAGAAATCGACAATCCCACAAGTCGGATATGATAAGATTCCTTTATTGGATGAAATCCTACTCATCAAAAATCTGAAAGAACAGAAATGA
- a CDS encoding LPXTG cell wall anchor domain-containing protein yields MRFTTRLLMIMLGSLMLVTGFIHLARLFWEWFHDPTDGGIILRFSGKDGVSGDAFDGKLRMWKDDDLPFLKNDFLDYTFGTGGTVTETGNSVWMWFLIGGLIVLLILTLSMLRKRKGVVSTIDFSRNSVKRGNRTTKAKGFVEPSEIQWTDSAIRNALIQFNLDLPISSRHQSNETVLDWFKRIGVEEVDLSPYWKSRYIDEVVSDEESRRFREALHFKRLEDGKG; encoded by the coding sequence ATGCGATTTACAACCCGATTATTGATGATCATGCTCGGCAGTTTGATGTTGGTGACTGGATTTATCCATCTGGCTCGTCTATTTTGGGAATGGTTTCACGACCCGACAGACGGTGGAATTATACTACGTTTTTCTGGGAAAGATGGTGTTAGCGGCGACGCATTTGATGGGAAGCTCCGTATGTGGAAAGATGATGATCTTCCATTTTTAAAAAATGACTTTTTAGACTATACGTTCGGAACAGGTGGGACGGTAACAGAGACGGGAAATTCAGTCTGGATGTGGTTCCTTATTGGAGGCTTGATCGTTCTCCTGATTTTGACGCTCAGCATGCTACGTAAAAGAAAGGGTGTCGTCTCGACCATTGATTTCTCAAGAAACAGTGTGAAACGGGGAAACAGAACGACGAAAGCAAAAGGATTTGTAGAACCCAGTGAGATCCAATGGACCGATAGTGCGATTCGGAATGCGCTCATCCAGTTCAATTTGGATTTGCCGATTTCCTCAAGACACCAATCGAATGAGACGGTGTTGGATTGGTTCAAGCGGATCGGTGTGGAAGAGGTGGACCTCTCGCCTTATTGGAAATCAAGATATATAGACGAAGTGGTGAGTGATGAAGAATCTAGACGGTTTCGAGAGGCATTACATTTCAAGCGATTGGAAGACGGTAAGGGGTGA
- a CDS encoding PH domain-containing protein, whose product MGNPIGDLSWTFYSECEVPSDITESFIDGERAVAAYKTVRDVAVFTNKRLIVRDAQGLTGKKIEVYSLPYDSINMYSTENAGRMFDLNSEVQLFTRSGTIKINLNKKVDVRKFDRLLAEAIL is encoded by the coding sequence ATGGGAAACCCGATTGGAGATTTATCTTGGACGTTTTATTCGGAGTGTGAGGTGCCGAGTGATATCACGGAGTCATTCATCGACGGGGAGCGAGCGGTCGCTGCCTATAAGACAGTACGTGACGTCGCTGTCTTCACGAACAAACGTCTGATTGTGCGCGACGCGCAAGGACTCACGGGGAAGAAGATTGAAGTCTACTCGCTTCCGTACGACTCGATTAATATGTACTCGACGGAGAATGCAGGAAGAATGTTTGACTTGAACTCCGAGGTTCAATTGTTCACCCGTTCCGGTACAATTAAAATCAATCTGAATAAAAAAGTGGACGTGCGTAAGTTCGACCGATTGCTCGCAGAAGCAATTTTGTAA
- a CDS encoding cation:proton antiporter, with protein sequence MIAQQVITLLLIGYLIYLIDSKRNYFPVPVILVLIGIGLSYITFFDSVFITKDMIFEVFLPALLFTSAYQFKYNDLKDNFGIIAILSTVGLVLTAILMGYGTFWISELFTPLTLTASFLLASILIPTDPVSVTAILKRSKGEKRIADVVEGESMVNDGTSVVIFTIFLSMFATGERFSTLSFLTDFLIVSAGGIGIGFISGFLLKKLMIVSFKKHELVMLTIVTAYGAFYLADALEVSGVLATVTAGMMLSHELGTKADYESVKRHLDGFWDIVIPILLALLFLLIGIEATSYLSVSLWTFAVLLFLLSIVTRFIVVGGLVYTVPEWRREFKDDLTATSLLTWSGIKGTMSIALVLWLEAENINGSSEMISLAFAVILLSLVLQSIGVYPLTTYLTNKHDE encoded by the coding sequence ATGATCGCGCAACAGGTCATCACATTACTACTCATTGGCTATCTCATTTATTTGATTGATTCCAAACGAAATTACTTCCCTGTCCCGGTCATCTTGGTCTTGATTGGGATTGGACTATCTTATATCACTTTCTTTGATTCCGTATTCATTACGAAAGATATGATTTTTGAAGTGTTCCTGCCGGCTTTACTTTTTACGTCGGCCTATCAATTTAAGTATAACGACTTGAAAGATAACTTTGGGATCATCGCGATATTGAGTACGGTCGGTCTTGTCTTGACCGCCATCTTGATGGGATATGGCACGTTTTGGATCAGCGAGCTCTTCACCCCGCTCACGTTGACCGCTTCCTTCTTATTAGCGTCCATCTTGATTCCGACCGACCCCGTTTCCGTGACTGCGATTTTAAAACGGAGTAAAGGGGAGAAGCGGATTGCGGACGTCGTCGAAGGCGAATCGATGGTGAACGATGGGACGAGTGTCGTCATCTTCACAATCTTTCTCAGTATGTTCGCGACTGGAGAACGATTCTCCACGCTCAGCTTTTTAACTGATTTTTTGATTGTGTCTGCTGGTGGGATCGGTATTGGCTTCATTTCTGGATTTTTACTTAAGAAATTGATGATTGTCAGCTTTAAAAAGCATGAGCTCGTCATGTTGACGATCGTGACTGCATATGGCGCCTTCTATCTCGCCGATGCGCTAGAAGTGTCTGGTGTCCTCGCAACGGTGACAGCAGGTATGATGTTGTCACACGAACTCGGAACAAAAGCGGATTACGAATCGGTCAAGCGTCATCTTGATGGTTTCTGGGATATCGTCATTCCGATATTGCTCGCCCTCTTGTTCTTATTGATTGGAATCGAGGCGACCAGCTATTTGTCTGTATCTCTCTGGACGTTCGCTGTTCTTTTATTCTTACTTTCAATCGTGACCCGGTTTATCGTCGTCGGCGGTCTAGTTTATACCGTTCCCGAATGGCGTAGAGAATTTAAAGACGATTTGACAGCGACTTCTCTCCTTACTTGGTCCGGGATTAAAGGAACGATGTCGATTGCCCTCGTCCTCTGGCTAGAGGCAGAGAACATTAACGGCTCGAGCGAAATGATATCTCTCGCGTTTGCCGTCATTCTTCTCTCTCTTGTGCTACAAAGCATCGGCGTCTATCCACTGACGACATATTTAACGAATAAACATGACGAGTGA
- a CDS encoding helix-turn-helix transcriptional regulator — MQKSEFIEQVSRKMKLIRIESQHSQEEMANLLGISKKTLIQIEKERNEASWSTVVTLCALFNESEVLIHLIGDDPVEFVKLIATANTYEPKEKTLGGRVFWHEIEEGPHFTLQQNIISGHYRIIDLNHVRWYSTFDAEDAEQVRLKLEHQQEVSDDAKA, encoded by the coding sequence ATGCAAAAATCCGAATTTATTGAACAAGTCTCTCGAAAAATGAAATTGATTCGTATCGAATCCCAGCATTCACAGGAAGAGATGGCGAACTTACTCGGCATATCCAAAAAAACGCTCATTCAAATCGAGAAGGAGCGGAATGAAGCGAGTTGGTCGACGGTTGTGACGCTATGCGCGCTGTTCAATGAGAGTGAGGTTCTCATACACCTAATTGGTGACGATCCTGTCGAGTTCGTCAAACTGATCGCAACCGCGAACACATACGAACCGAAAGAAAAGACGCTCGGCGGACGTGTTTTTTGGCACGAAATCGAGGAAGGTCCCCACTTCACTCTTCAGCAAAATATCATCAGCGGACATTATCGGATCATCGATCTCAACCATGTGAGGTGGTACAGCACGTTTGATGCAGAGGATGCCGAACAGGTACGATTGAAGTTGGAACATCAGCAAGAGGTGTCAGATGACGCGAAAGCGTAA
- a CDS encoding AraC family transcriptional regulator, which translates to MEQLFTLPDVVIRYVSSSGDWTTEREESKEDIVWVLVLEGKIGIEVDAFEYRLQDSESIVVQPNQSYRLFADSTETTYVSFRFIASRLNGFENRVNPMFPSIAVMSTRRLLGEWSSRGFLEIDITDDVMTFIQSHLIHTSLDDEDLFAPVLRVIHDSYHTELRIEELSRIVHQSKYQFIRNFRERIGQTPYQYITRQRLIHAKSLLRYSNLTLLAISQEVGFNSSAQLNKHFTEWVGCTPARFRENKGHQLKRD; encoded by the coding sequence ATGGAACAATTATTTACACTGCCTGACGTCGTCATACGTTACGTCTCCTCTAGTGGGGATTGGACGACAGAAAGAGAAGAGAGCAAAGAAGACATCGTCTGGGTGCTCGTGTTGGAAGGGAAAATTGGGATTGAGGTGGATGCATTCGAATATCGTCTCCAAGACAGCGAATCGATTGTGGTTCAACCGAATCAGTCCTATCGACTATTCGCTGATTCAACTGAAACGACTTATGTGAGTTTTCGGTTTATTGCGAGTCGATTGAACGGGTTTGAAAACAGGGTCAATCCAATGTTTCCTTCCATAGCGGTCATGTCGACAAGAAGACTGTTAGGGGAGTGGTCAAGTCGAGGATTTTTAGAGATTGATATTACAGATGATGTGATGACGTTCATTCAGAGTCACCTCATCCACACTTCTTTAGATGATGAAGACTTATTTGCACCGGTTTTGCGTGTCATTCATGATTCTTATCATACGGAGCTTCGCATCGAAGAATTGAGTCGAATCGTCCATCAAAGTAAGTATCAGTTCATACGGAACTTTCGAGAGCGAATCGGTCAGACGCCGTATCAATACATCACGAGACAACGCCTGATTCATGCGAAGTCGCTCCTTCGCTATTCGAATCTTACACTACTCGCAATCAGCCAAGAAGTCGGATTCAATAGTTCGGCTCAACTGAACAAGCATTTCACGGAATGGGTAGGCTGCACCCCGGCTCGATTCCGTGAGAATAAAGGGCATCAGCTCAAACGTGATTAG